The genome window AGTGCCGGAACGAATTTTTTCATTCCGGCCTGCGGTGTATCTTTTCCGATAGCATCCGGAAATCTGGGGGGTCTATCCGGGCAGCCACACCGCCGCCGCACTCTGAAGATGAATGAGATTTAAACAGATTCAGGGTTTTCTCCCGGCTCTCTCCATGCCAGCGATACTTCCTGTTTCAGGGTAAGCCTGCATCAGGCTTGAGAGCATCCAATGATCAAACGTAGCATGATAGATCGCATTTTCTGGAAAACCGGCGCCTTATTGGCATTCGCCGCTCCGGCCATTGGTATGCTCACGGTTCCTTTCATGGCCCATGCCATGCAGGAGAGTCATTCTGCATCTTCCTCTTCCATCCATGTGGAAACATCCTCCCCACCGCCGAACTGCCCGGCTTATGAGGTGCCGCCCCTGCATCTCAAAAATCTGCGGGATGCGCTGGAGGATAACGAGGAGGTGGTGATCGTCGCCATCGGTTCCTCTTCCACGCAAGGATGGATGTCGTCAGATATTGGCGCCTCCTACCCCGCGTTGTTGCAGAAGGAGCTGTCAGAGGCTCTGCCGCATGCCCATATCGCCGTGATCAACCGGGGCATCGGCGGGGAAGACGTGACCGAGGAAACCCCGCGCCTGCAAAGTGACGCGCTGGATGTTCATCCTCAGGTCGTGATCTGGCAGGTCGGAGCCAATGGGGCGATGCGCAATATCAGCCCTGACGTATTCCGCAAGATGGTCATGGCCGGGGTCATCCGGATGCACAAAGCTTCCGTCGATGTGGTGCTGATGGATAATCAGCGTGCGCCCCGTATCATCGCAACCAAGGAAGGCACATTACTGGACAGCACCATGGCCTCCATTGCCCAGAAGACCGGCGCAGCGCTGTTCCAGCGTGGGCAATTGATGGATCACTGGCGGGATATGGGCCACCCATATGCTGATTTCATCGCCTCAGACGGGCTGCATCATAACGATCTGGGTTATCGCTGCGTGGCGCATGCCCTGGCACAGGCGATTCTGGCGGGGCTCAAGGAAACCGGGGCCAAACAGGACACCACCTCCGGCCTTCCCCATCACGCCGCCCATCCGGCGGTCAGAAAAGCCTCGCCCGGTAATGCTCAGGGACCGGACGGGGATGATGATGGAGATGATGATGGCAGTTAGGCAACCTGAGCCTCGTTGAAAATCCGGCTCACATCCCCTGCCCAAACGCTCTGATAGCGGTTCAGCCAGTGCTCCGCCTGTGTGGGAGCGCCGCCTTCCACGATGTCCCGCAGCGGATCGAGGTATACTTCTTCCTCCTGCCCACGGGCACGCAGACCGTCAGCGGCGATGGCGACCAGATCGCGGGCCAGATCGCGTACCGTGCCACCCGCGAAAGGCGTGTTCACCGCCTGCCTTGCGACCTCGGATCGCAGCCCGACCAGACTCTGCCATCCATGGCGGTTCATCAGCGCGGTGGCAGCCTCCAGCGCCGCATCGTCGTAAAGCAGACCAACCCAGAGCGCCGACTGAGCCAGCATCATCGCCATACTGCCGGCATCAGCGCCCCGCATTTCCAGAAAACGCTTCAGTCGGACTTCCGGAAAAGCCGTCGTGGTGTGATCGGCGAAATCACCGATGGTCGGACACTCCCCTTCCCGGCCCGGCAGACGCCCGGCCATGAAATCACGGAAACTGGCTCCGGCGACATCGACATATCCGCCATAGCCCTCACCAGGGCGATGCACGAAATACATCGGCACATCCAGCAGCCACTCTGTCCAGCGTTCGAAGCCGAACCCGTCCTCGAACACAATGCCCGGCAATCCCGTGCGATCAGGGTCGGTATCCGTCCAGATATGGGCGCGATAGGACAGGTAACCATTCGGCTTTCCCTCCGTGAAGGGAGAGTTCGCGAACAGCGCCGTGGCCACCGGCTGGAAGGCCAGCGCAACCCGGAATTTGCGGACCATATCCGCCTCTGATTGCGTATCCAGATTCACCTGCACGGTGCAGGTGCGCAGCATCATGTCCAGCCCGAGCGTCCCGACTTTGGGCATGTAGGCCCGCATGATTTCGTACCGGCCCTTGGGCATCCATGGCATCGCGGCGCGGCTGTGCAACGGCTGGAACCCCAGCGGCGCGAACCCCAGACCCAGCGGAGCCGCGACACGATGCAGCTCGGCGAAATGGATTTGAAACTCCTGCCTTGTCTGGTGCAGGTTCGTCAGCGCCCCGCCGGACAGCTCAAACTGCCCGCCCGGCTCCAGCGACAGGGAAGCGCCGAGGGAAGAAGCCGGACCTTTCAGCCCGATTGCGTGGCCACGGTCCAGAATCGGCGCCCAGCCCTCTGCCGCCTTGACAGCGTGCAGACCTTCCAGGAGCGCCGAAATTCCGGCAGGGCCATCATAGGGCGGAGCAGCAAGATCGGTCAGGGAAAAGCCGAATTTCTCGTGCTCGGTGCCGATACGCCAGTCGGAACGCTCACGGCAGCCGCTGGCAAGATAATCTGCAAGCTGACGGGTCGTGGTCGCCGGAGTGATATCGGCATCGCCTGGATTGGACATCGGCTTCCTGACTAACTGGAACGTTACAGGGTTGCATCCCTGTGGTTACTCAATCGGCAATATCAGACACAGGCGGAGCTGTCAGCAAGGCCAGCCCGGCAATGACGGCCGTCTCCGCACGCAACACCGTTCGGCCGAGAGAGACCGGAATAACATGCGCATGGGAACGCAACAGAATCAGTTCCTGTTCTGAAAATCCGCCTTCCGGGCCGGTCAGCAGGGCAGATGGCCCGGCCACCCCTCTGGCATGCGCCGCTTCGGACCGTTCGATTGCCGCATAGAGTTGCCGATCCTCCGGCCAGTCACGCAACAGGGCCGGCAATGGCTGAGGCGCCTGCAGCACCGGAATGGTCAGGCGTTCACACTGCTCTGCGGCTTCGACCGCGATGGCTTCCAGCCTCGCCGTATTGATGCGTTCGGCATTCGTGCGGGTGGTCATCACCGGAATCAGGCGGGAGACCCCGAGCTCGGTCGCTTTCTGCACCACCAGTTCGGTATTCGTGCGCTTCAGCAGGGCAAAAACCAGCCATGGCCCCTCTTCCGGCACGGGGGCACGAAGCTGCTCCCTCAGGCTGAGTGTGGCCCCCTTGCGGTCGATCCTCTCAATCACCGCCCGCCATTCGCCATCCGTGGCATTAAACAGGCTCAGCGCATCCCCTACCCCGCGCCGCATCACGGTGCCTAGGTAATGGGCGCGCGCGGCATCCAGTGTTAAATGCTCGCCCCCACGCAGGGCATGGTCCATATGCAGCCGGATGGAAGGGGCACGGGCGGATGAAAAACGATTCGAGGCTGTCATGACGCGGCATCCTGCCACAAACGCTGCCAGCACGGCAGAGAAGATGCCAAGGCCTCACACCGATCTCCGCCCCGATGGCTGGATTGCCCGCCTGCCCCGGCGGATACAGCCTTATGCCCTGTTGGCCCGTCTTGACCGGCCTGTCGGTATCTGGCTGCTGTTTCTGCCGGGCGTGTGGGGGATTCTGGCGGCACGGCCGCCGGACCAGGAAAGCCTGCGCCTGATCGTACTGTTTCTGATCGGCAGCGCGGTGATGCGGTCAGCGGGCTGCGTCGTCAACGATATGTGGGACCGTGATCTGGACCGCAGCGTCGCGCGCACCGCGGGCCGGCCACTGGCCGCCGGAGTGCTGGGGATGCGTCAGGCGACTGTGTTTCTCGGCCTGCTGTTGCTGGCGGGATTACTGGTTCTGCTCCAGCTTCCGAGGATAGCACAAATAGCCGCCGCTTCATCCCTGCTGCTGGTGGCGGTCTATCCGCTCGCCAAGCGCGTGACATGGTGGCCGCAACTGGTGATGGGATTCACGTTCGGCTTCGGCGCTCCGGCAGGCGCCATCGCCGCAGGGGCGGAGACGGGGCCGGACTGGTGGCTGGTCGGGCTGCTTTATGCCGCGGCTATCGTCTGGGATCTGGGCTTCGATACGATCTACGGGTTTCAGGATATCGAGGATGATGCCGTGATCGGCGTCAAATCCACCTCCCGCCGTTTCGCGCATATGCCGCGGCGTTTCGTCGGCGCAAGCTACGCCTTGATGGTGGTTTTCCTGATTCTTGCCGGGATCAGGGCCGGGCTGCCATGGCTGTATGACCTTGCGCTGACGCTGCCCGCCGCCCTGCTGCTATGGCAGGTACACAGGCTGGATATTCTCAATCCCGCAGCCTGTCTGGGGGCTTTTCGGGCCAATACCCGAATCGGGCTGGCAGTAGCGGGAGCTTTCCTGTGGGGCTGGATCGGATTGTTGCCATGAAAGACATCGCCTTCATCCGCGAGAATACGGCATGGTCCCGCGCGCCTCTGGTGCCGGAGCTCGGGCTGTTTCTGGCCACCGCCATCACCCCGATCTGGCAGGCCACAGAAGACTGGCTGGCGCAGCGGAATGTCGAGCCGCCTTTCTGGGCCTTTGCATGGCCGGGCAGTCAGGCCATCGCCCGCCATGTGCTGGATCATCCCGAACTGGTGAAGGGCCGCCGGGTGCTGGATTTCGCGG of Granulibacter bethesdensis contains these proteins:
- a CDS encoding 16S rRNA (uracil(1498)-N(3))-methyltransferase, with translation MTASNRFSSARAPSIRLHMDHALRGGEHLTLDAARAHYLGTVMRRGVGDALSLFNATDGEWRAVIERIDRKGATLSLREQLRAPVPEEGPWLVFALLKRTNTELVVQKATELGVSRLIPVMTTRTNAERINTARLEAIAVEAAEQCERLTIPVLQAPQPLPALLRDWPEDRQLYAAIERSEAAHARGVAGPSALLTGPEGGFSEQELILLRSHAHVIPVSLGRTVLRAETAVIAGLALLTAPPVSDIAD
- a CDS encoding glutamate--cysteine ligase, which translates into the protein MSNPGDADITPATTTRQLADYLASGCRERSDWRIGTEHEKFGFSLTDLAAPPYDGPAGISALLEGLHAVKAAEGWAPILDRGHAIGLKGPASSLGASLSLEPGGQFELSGGALTNLHQTRQEFQIHFAELHRVAAPLGLGFAPLGFQPLHSRAAMPWMPKGRYEIMRAYMPKVGTLGLDMMLRTCTVQVNLDTQSEADMVRKFRVALAFQPVATALFANSPFTEGKPNGYLSYRAHIWTDTDPDRTGLPGIVFEDGFGFERWTEWLLDVPMYFVHRPGEGYGGYVDVAGASFRDFMAGRLPGREGECPTIGDFADHTTTAFPEVRLKRFLEMRGADAGSMAMMLAQSALWVGLLYDDAALEAATALMNRHGWQSLVGLRSEVARQAVNTPFAGGTVRDLARDLVAIAADGLRARGQEEEVYLDPLRDIVEGGAPTQAEHWLNRYQSVWAGDVSRIFNEAQVA
- the ubiA gene encoding 4-hydroxybenzoate octaprenyltransferase, which codes for MTRHPATNAASTAEKMPRPHTDLRPDGWIARLPRRIQPYALLARLDRPVGIWLLFLPGVWGILAARPPDQESLRLIVLFLIGSAVMRSAGCVVNDMWDRDLDRSVARTAGRPLAAGVLGMRQATVFLGLLLLAGLLVLLQLPRIAQIAAASSLLLVAVYPLAKRVTWWPQLVMGFTFGFGAPAGAIAAGAETGPDWWLVGLLYAAAIVWDLGFDTIYGFQDIEDDAVIGVKSTSRRFAHMPRRFVGASYALMVVFLILAGIRAGLPWLYDLALTLPAALLLWQVHRLDILNPAACLGAFRANTRIGLAVAGAFLWGWIGLLP
- a CDS encoding SGNH/GDSL hydrolase family protein is translated as MIDRIFWKTGALLAFAAPAIGMLTVPFMAHAMQESHSASSSSIHVETSSPPPNCPAYEVPPLHLKNLRDALEDNEEVVIVAIGSSSTQGWMSSDIGASYPALLQKELSEALPHAHIAVINRGIGGEDVTEETPRLQSDALDVHPQVVIWQVGANGAMRNISPDVFRKMVMAGVIRMHKASVDVVLMDNQRAPRIIATKEGTLLDSTMASIAQKTGAALFQRGQLMDHWRDMGHPYADFIASDGLHHNDLGYRCVAHALAQAILAGLKETGAKQDTTSGLPHHAAHPAVRKASPGNAQGPDGDDDGDDDGS